Proteins encoded together in one Felis catus isolate Fca126 chromosome B3, F.catus_Fca126_mat1.0, whole genome shotgun sequence window:
- the SCAMP2 gene encoding secretory carrier-associated membrane protein 2 isoform X2: protein MSSFDTNPFADPVDVNPFQDPSVTQLTNAPQSGLAEFNPFSETNAATTVPVTQLPGPSQPAVLQPSVEPTQPTPQLLRRQASRFLPTRFLAVSELSERQMLLGGDSILRDSYMQKLPKAVASAAQASLLRQQEELDRKAAELERKERELQNTVANLHVRENNWPPLPFWCPVKPCFYQDFSVEIPADYQRICKMLYYLWMLHSVTLFLNLLACLAWFLVDSTSGVNFGLSILWFIIFTPCAFLCWYRPIYKAFRSDNSFSFFVFFFVFFCQIGIYIIQLVGIPGLGDSGWIAALSTLKKDHLAVSIIMMVVAGFFTLCAVLSLFLLKRVHSLYRRTGASFQQAQEEFSQGIFSNRTFRSAASNAARGAFQGN from the exons ATGTCGTCCTTCGATACCAATCCCTTCGCAGACCCAGTGGACGTAAACCCCTTCCAG GATCCCTCTGTGACCCAGCTGACCAATGCCCCGCAAAGTGGCCTGGCTGAATTCAACCCCTTCTCCGAG ACAAATGCAGCGACAACAGTTCCTGTCACACAGCTCCCTGGGCCCTCGCAGCCGGCGGTTCTCCAGCCCTCAGTGGAACCAACCCAGCCAACCCCCCAG CTCCTGCGTAGACAGGCCAGCAGGTTCCTGCCTACCAGATTCCTGGCAGTGAGCGAGCTCTCAGAGAGGCAGATGCTACTAGGAGGAGATAGTATTCTCagagacagctacatgcaaaagctTCCGAAG GCCGTGGCCTCCGCAGCCCAGGCGAGCCTGCTCCGGCAGCAGGAAGAACTGGACAGGAAAGCAGCCGAGCTGGAGCGCAAGGAGCGGGAGCTACAGAACACTGTGGCCAACTTACATG TGAGAGAGAACAACTGGCCGCCCCTGCCCTTCTGGTGCCCTGTCAAGCCCTGCTTCTATCAGGATTTCTCGGTAGAAATCCCTGCTGACTACCAGCGGATATGCAAGATGCTCTACTATCTCTGGATGT tgcaCTCGGTGACTCTGTTTCTGAACCTGCTTGCCTGCCTGGCCTGGTTCTTAGTTGACAGCACCAGCGGAGTGAACTTTGGCCTTTCGATTCTGTGGTTTATCATCTTCACCCCCTGTGCCTTCCTGTGTTGGTACCGACCCATCTATAAAGCCTTCAG GTCTGACAACTCTTTCAGCTTCTTTGTATTCTTCTTCGTATTTTTTTGTCAAATAGGGATCTACATCATCCAACTGGTTGGCATCCCTGGCCTGGGGGACAG TGGTTGGATCGCAGCCCTGTCTACACTGAAGAAAGACCACTTGGCTGTGTCAATCATCATGATGGTGGTGGCTGGCTTCTTCACCCTATGTGCCGTGCTCTCACTCTTCCTTCTGAAGCGG GTGCACTCCCTATACCGCCGGACGGGGGCCAGCTTCCAGCAGGCCCAAGAGGAGTTTTCCCAGGGCATCTTCAGCAACAGGACCTTCCGCAGCGCTGCCTCAAATGCTGCCCGAGGAGCCTTCCAGGGGAACTAG
- the ULK3 gene encoding serine/threonine-protein kinase ULK3 isoform X3, translating to MAGPGWGPPRLDGFILTERLGSGTYATVYKAYAKKDTREVVAIKCVAKKSLNKASVENLLTEIEILKGIRHPHIVQLKDFQWDSDNIYLIMEFCAGGDLSRFIHTRRILPEKVARVFMQQLASALQFLHERNISHLDLKPQNILLSSLEKPHLKLADFGFAQHMSPWDEKHVLRGSPLYMAPEMVCQRQYDARVDLWSVGVILYEALFGQPPFASRSFAELEEKIRSNRVIEDFFAHPWVDLEHVPSGESLARATALVVQAVKKDQDGDAAAALSLYCKALDFFVPALHYEVDAQRKEAIKAKVGQYVSRAEELKAIVSSSNQALLRQGTSARDLLREMARDKPRLLAALDVASAAMAKEEEAGGEQDALDLYQHGLGELLVLLAAEPPGRRRELLHAEVQNLMARAEYLKEQVKMRESRWAAESLDKEGLSESVRSSCTLQ from the exons ATGGCGGGGCCCGGTTGGGGCCCCCCGCGGCTGGACGGCTTCATCCTCACCGAGCGCCTGGGCAGTGGCACGTACGCCACAGTGTACAAAGCCTACGCCAAG AAGGACACTCGTGAGGTGGTAGCCATAAAGTGCGTGGCCAAGAAGAGTCTGAACAAGGCATCCGTGGAGAATCTACTGACAGAGATTGAGATCCTCAAGGGCATTCGACACCCCCACATTGTACAGCTGAAAGACTTCCAG TGGGACAGCGACAACATCTACCTCATCATGGAGTTCTGTGCAGGGGGTGACCTGTCTCGCTTCATTCATACCCGCAGGATTCTGCCTGAGAAGGTGGCTCGTGTCTTCATGCAGCAGTTGG CTAGTGCCTTGCAGTTCCTGCATGAACGGAATATCTCTCACCTGGATCTGAAGCCACAGAACATTCTGCTGAGCTCCTTAGAGAAGCCCCACCTTAAATTGGCAG ACTTCGGCTTCGCACAGCACATGTCCCCCTGGGACGAGAAGCATGTACTGCGTGGCTCCCCTCTCTACATGGCCCCTGAGATGGTGTGTCAGCGGCAGTACGACGCCCGTGTGGACCTCTGGTCCGTGGGGGTCATCCTGTACG AAGCCCTCTTCGGGCAGCCCCCCTTTGCCTCCAGGTCGTTTGCGGAGCTGGAAGAGAAGATCCGGAGCAACCGGGTTATCGAG GACTTCTTCGCCCACCCCTGGGTGGACCTGGAGCATGTGCCCAGTGGGGAGAGCCTGGCACGAGCG ACCGCCCTCGTGGTGCAGGCAGTGAAGAAGGACCAGGACGGGGACGCCGCGGCCGCTCTGTCTCTCTACTGCAAAGCTCTGGACTTCTTCGTGCCCGCCCTGCACT ATGAAGTGGATGCTCAGCGGAAGGAGGCAATTAAGGCAAAG GTGGGGCAGTACGTGTCCCGGGCTGAGGAGCTCAAAGCCATCGTCTCCTCCTCCAATCAGGCCCTGCTGAGGCAGGGGACCTCGGCCCGAGACCTGCTCAGAG AGATGGCCCGAGACAAACCTCGCCTCCTCGCTGCCCTGGACGTGGCTTCGGCTGCCATGGCCAAG GAGGAGGAAGCTGGTGGGGAGCAGGATGCCCTGGACCTGTACCAGCACGGCCTGGGGGAGTTACTGGTGCTGCTGGCAG CGGAGCCCCCAGGCCGGAGGCGGGAACTGCTTCACGCTGAG GTTCAGAACCTCATGGCTCGAGCTGAATACCTGAAGGAACAGGTCAAG ATGAGGGAGTCCCGCTGGGCAGCCGAGAGCCTGGACAAAGAGGGGCTGTCGGAGTCTGTTCGTAGCT CTTGCACCCTGCAGTAA
- the SCAMP2 gene encoding secretory carrier-associated membrane protein 2 isoform X1 has protein sequence MSSFDTNPFADPVDVNPFQDPSVTQLTNAPQSGLAEFNPFSETNAATTVPVTQLPGPSQPAVLQPSVEPTQPTPQAVASAAQASLLRQQEELDRKAAELERKERELQNTVANLHVRENNWPPLPFWCPVKPCFYQDFSVEIPADYQRICKMLYYLWMLHSVTLFLNLLACLAWFLVDSTSGVNFGLSILWFIIFTPCAFLCWYRPIYKAFRSDNSFSFFVFFFVFFCQIGIYIIQLVGIPGLGDSGWIAALSTLKKDHLAVSIIMMVVAGFFTLCAVLSLFLLKRVHSLYRRTGASFQQAQEEFSQGIFSNRTFRSAASNAARGAFQGN, from the exons ATGTCGTCCTTCGATACCAATCCCTTCGCAGACCCAGTGGACGTAAACCCCTTCCAG GATCCCTCTGTGACCCAGCTGACCAATGCCCCGCAAAGTGGCCTGGCTGAATTCAACCCCTTCTCCGAG ACAAATGCAGCGACAACAGTTCCTGTCACACAGCTCCCTGGGCCCTCGCAGCCGGCGGTTCTCCAGCCCTCAGTGGAACCAACCCAGCCAACCCCCCAG GCCGTGGCCTCCGCAGCCCAGGCGAGCCTGCTCCGGCAGCAGGAAGAACTGGACAGGAAAGCAGCCGAGCTGGAGCGCAAGGAGCGGGAGCTACAGAACACTGTGGCCAACTTACATG TGAGAGAGAACAACTGGCCGCCCCTGCCCTTCTGGTGCCCTGTCAAGCCCTGCTTCTATCAGGATTTCTCGGTAGAAATCCCTGCTGACTACCAGCGGATATGCAAGATGCTCTACTATCTCTGGATGT tgcaCTCGGTGACTCTGTTTCTGAACCTGCTTGCCTGCCTGGCCTGGTTCTTAGTTGACAGCACCAGCGGAGTGAACTTTGGCCTTTCGATTCTGTGGTTTATCATCTTCACCCCCTGTGCCTTCCTGTGTTGGTACCGACCCATCTATAAAGCCTTCAG GTCTGACAACTCTTTCAGCTTCTTTGTATTCTTCTTCGTATTTTTTTGTCAAATAGGGATCTACATCATCCAACTGGTTGGCATCCCTGGCCTGGGGGACAG TGGTTGGATCGCAGCCCTGTCTACACTGAAGAAAGACCACTTGGCTGTGTCAATCATCATGATGGTGGTGGCTGGCTTCTTCACCCTATGTGCCGTGCTCTCACTCTTCCTTCTGAAGCGG GTGCACTCCCTATACCGCCGGACGGGGGCCAGCTTCCAGCAGGCCCAAGAGGAGTTTTCCCAGGGCATCTTCAGCAACAGGACCTTCCGCAGCGCTGCCTCAAATGCTGCCCGAGGAGCCTTCCAGGGGAACTAG
- the ULK3 gene encoding serine/threonine-protein kinase ULK3 isoform X2, with product METSVELGVTGRRTGAKQKDTREVVAIKCVAKKSLNKASVENLLTEIEILKGIRHPHIVQLKDFQWDSDNIYLIMEFCAGGDLSRFIHTRRILPEKVARVFMQQLASALQFLHERNISHLDLKPQNILLSSLEKPHLKLADFGFAQHMSPWDEKHVLRGSPLYMAPEMVCQRQYDARVDLWSVGVILYEALFGQPPFASRSFAELEEKIRSNRVIELPLRPPLSRDCRDLLQRLLERDPNRRISFQDFFAHPWVDLEHVPSGESLARATALVVQAVKKDQDGDAAAALSLYCKALDFFVPALHYEVDAQRKEAIKAKVGQYVSRAEELKAIVSSSNQALLRQGTSARDLLREMARDKPRLLAALDVASAAMAKEEEAGGEQDALDLYQHGLGELLVLLAAEPPGRRRELLHAEVQNLMARAEYLKEQVKMRESRWAAESLDKEGLSESVRSSCTLQ from the exons ATGGAGACCTCGGTGGAGCTCGGTGTCACTGGCCGAAGAACAGGCGCAAAACAG AAGGACACTCGTGAGGTGGTAGCCATAAAGTGCGTGGCCAAGAAGAGTCTGAACAAGGCATCCGTGGAGAATCTACTGACAGAGATTGAGATCCTCAAGGGCATTCGACACCCCCACATTGTACAGCTGAAAGACTTCCAG TGGGACAGCGACAACATCTACCTCATCATGGAGTTCTGTGCAGGGGGTGACCTGTCTCGCTTCATTCATACCCGCAGGATTCTGCCTGAGAAGGTGGCTCGTGTCTTCATGCAGCAGTTGG CTAGTGCCTTGCAGTTCCTGCATGAACGGAATATCTCTCACCTGGATCTGAAGCCACAGAACATTCTGCTGAGCTCCTTAGAGAAGCCCCACCTTAAATTGGCAG ACTTCGGCTTCGCACAGCACATGTCCCCCTGGGACGAGAAGCATGTACTGCGTGGCTCCCCTCTCTACATGGCCCCTGAGATGGTGTGTCAGCGGCAGTACGACGCCCGTGTGGACCTCTGGTCCGTGGGGGTCATCCTGTACG AAGCCCTCTTCGGGCAGCCCCCCTTTGCCTCCAGGTCGTTTGCGGAGCTGGAAGAGAAGATCCGGAGCAACCGGGTTATCGAG CTCCCCCTGCGGCCCCCGCTCTCCCGAGACTGCCGGGACCTGCTGCAGCGGCTCCTAGAGCGGGACCCCAACCGTCGCATCTCCTTCCAGGACTTCTTCGCCCACCCCTGGGTGGACCTGGAGCATGTGCCCAGTGGGGAGAGCCTGGCACGAGCG ACCGCCCTCGTGGTGCAGGCAGTGAAGAAGGACCAGGACGGGGACGCCGCGGCCGCTCTGTCTCTCTACTGCAAAGCTCTGGACTTCTTCGTGCCCGCCCTGCACT ATGAAGTGGATGCTCAGCGGAAGGAGGCAATTAAGGCAAAG GTGGGGCAGTACGTGTCCCGGGCTGAGGAGCTCAAAGCCATCGTCTCCTCCTCCAATCAGGCCCTGCTGAGGCAGGGGACCTCGGCCCGAGACCTGCTCAGAG AGATGGCCCGAGACAAACCTCGCCTCCTCGCTGCCCTGGACGTGGCTTCGGCTGCCATGGCCAAG GAGGAGGAAGCTGGTGGGGAGCAGGATGCCCTGGACCTGTACCAGCACGGCCTGGGGGAGTTACTGGTGCTGCTGGCAG CGGAGCCCCCAGGCCGGAGGCGGGAACTGCTTCACGCTGAG GTTCAGAACCTCATGGCTCGAGCTGAATACCTGAAGGAACAGGTCAAG ATGAGGGAGTCCCGCTGGGCAGCCGAGAGCCTGGACAAAGAGGGGCTGTCGGAGTCTGTTCGTAGCT CTTGCACCCTGCAGTAA
- the ULK3 gene encoding serine/threonine-protein kinase ULK3 isoform X4 — protein sequence MQQLASALQFLHERNISHLDLKPQNILLSSLEKPHLKLADFGFAQHMSPWDEKHVLRGSPLYMAPEMVCQRQYDARVDLWSVGVILYEALFGQPPFASRSFAELEEKIRSNRVIELPLRPPLSRDCRDLLQRLLERDPNRRISFQDFFAHPWVDLEHVPSGESLARATALVVQAVKKDQDGDAAAALSLYCKALDFFVPALHYEVDAQRKEAIKAKVGQYVSRAEELKAIVSSSNQALLRQGTSARDLLREMARDKPRLLAALDVASAAMAKEEEAGGEQDALDLYQHGLGELLVLLAAEPPGRRRELLHAEVQNLMARAEYLKEQVKMRESRWAAESLDKEGLSESVRSSCTLQ from the exons ATGCAGCAGTTGG CTAGTGCCTTGCAGTTCCTGCATGAACGGAATATCTCTCACCTGGATCTGAAGCCACAGAACATTCTGCTGAGCTCCTTAGAGAAGCCCCACCTTAAATTGGCAG ACTTCGGCTTCGCACAGCACATGTCCCCCTGGGACGAGAAGCATGTACTGCGTGGCTCCCCTCTCTACATGGCCCCTGAGATGGTGTGTCAGCGGCAGTACGACGCCCGTGTGGACCTCTGGTCCGTGGGGGTCATCCTGTACG AAGCCCTCTTCGGGCAGCCCCCCTTTGCCTCCAGGTCGTTTGCGGAGCTGGAAGAGAAGATCCGGAGCAACCGGGTTATCGAG CTCCCCCTGCGGCCCCCGCTCTCCCGAGACTGCCGGGACCTGCTGCAGCGGCTCCTAGAGCGGGACCCCAACCGTCGCATCTCCTTCCAGGACTTCTTCGCCCACCCCTGGGTGGACCTGGAGCATGTGCCCAGTGGGGAGAGCCTGGCACGAGCG ACCGCCCTCGTGGTGCAGGCAGTGAAGAAGGACCAGGACGGGGACGCCGCGGCCGCTCTGTCTCTCTACTGCAAAGCTCTGGACTTCTTCGTGCCCGCCCTGCACT ATGAAGTGGATGCTCAGCGGAAGGAGGCAATTAAGGCAAAG GTGGGGCAGTACGTGTCCCGGGCTGAGGAGCTCAAAGCCATCGTCTCCTCCTCCAATCAGGCCCTGCTGAGGCAGGGGACCTCGGCCCGAGACCTGCTCAGAG AGATGGCCCGAGACAAACCTCGCCTCCTCGCTGCCCTGGACGTGGCTTCGGCTGCCATGGCCAAG GAGGAGGAAGCTGGTGGGGAGCAGGATGCCCTGGACCTGTACCAGCACGGCCTGGGGGAGTTACTGGTGCTGCTGGCAG CGGAGCCCCCAGGCCGGAGGCGGGAACTGCTTCACGCTGAG GTTCAGAACCTCATGGCTCGAGCTGAATACCTGAAGGAACAGGTCAAG ATGAGGGAGTCCCGCTGGGCAGCCGAGAGCCTGGACAAAGAGGGGCTGTCGGAGTCTGTTCGTAGCT CTTGCACCCTGCAGTAA
- the MPI gene encoding mannose-6-phosphate isomerase isoform X4 yields MAVQQVFPLSGVVQQYAWGKTGSNSEVARLLASSDPLAQISEDKPYAELWMGCHPRGDAKILDNRISQKTLGQWIAENQDCLGSKVKDTFNGKLPFLFKVLSVETALSIQAHPNKELAEKLHLQAPQHYPDANHKPEIAIALTSFQGLCGFRPVEEIVTFLTKVPEFQFLIGDNAATQLKQSLSSDSQCVASALQSCFSHLMKSEKKVVMEQLNLLVKRISQQVAAGNNMEDINGELLLQLHQQYPGDIGCFAIYFLNLLTLKPGEAMFLEANVPHAYLKGGGPALESLNSRHPSSG; encoded by the exons ATGGCAGTTCAGCAAG TATTCCCCCTTTCCGGTGTGGTGCAGCAGTATGCCTGGGGGAAGACAGGTTCTAACAGTGAAGTGGCTCGGCTGCTGGCCAGCAGTGACCCGCTGGCCCAGATCTCAGAGGACAAGCCATATGCAGAG TTGTGGATGGGGTGCCATCCCCGGGGAGATGCCAAGATCCTTGACAATCGCATCTCACAGAAGACCCTAGGCCAGTGGATCGCTGAGAACCAGGACTGCTTGGGCTCAAAGGTCAAGGACACCTTTAATGGCAAGCTGCCCTTCCTCTTCAAAGTGCTCTCCGTTGAAACTGCCCTGTCCATCCAGGCACACCCTAACAAG GAGCTGGCAGAGAAATTGCACCTCCAGGCTCCACAGCACTACCCCGATGCCAACCATAAGCCAGAGATAGCCATTGCCCTCACCTCCTTCCAGGGTTTATGTGGCTTCCGGCCAGTTGAGGAAATTGTGACGTTTCTGACAA AGGTGCCCGAGTTCCAGTTTCTTATTGGAGATAATGCAGCAACACAGCTGAAGCAGAGCCTGAGCAGTGACTCCCAGTGTGTGGCCTCTGCTCTGCAGAGCTGTTTCTCCCACCTGATGAAGAGCGAGAAGAAGGTGGTGATGGAGCAGCTCAACCTGTTGGTGAAGCGGATCTCCCAGCAAG TGGCTGCTGGAAACAACATGGAGGACATCAATGGGGAGCTCTTGCTGCAGCTGCATCAGCAGTATCCAGGTGATATTGGATGCTTTGCCATCTACTTCCTGAACCTGCTTACCCTGAAGCCAGGAGAGGCCATGTTTCTGGAGGCCAATGTGCCCCATGCCTACCTGAAAGGAG GAGGCCCAGCCCTGGAGAGTCTAAATTCAAGGCATCCTTCATCAGGTTAG
- the ULK3 gene encoding serine/threonine-protein kinase ULK3 isoform X1, which produces MAGPGWGPPRLDGFILTERLGSGTYATVYKAYAKKDTREVVAIKCVAKKSLNKASVENLLTEIEILKGIRHPHIVQLKDFQWDSDNIYLIMEFCAGGDLSRFIHTRRILPEKVARVFMQQLASALQFLHERNISHLDLKPQNILLSSLEKPHLKLADFGFAQHMSPWDEKHVLRGSPLYMAPEMVCQRQYDARVDLWSVGVILYEALFGQPPFASRSFAELEEKIRSNRVIELPLRPPLSRDCRDLLQRLLERDPNRRISFQDFFAHPWVDLEHVPSGESLARATALVVQAVKKDQDGDAAAALSLYCKALDFFVPALHYEVDAQRKEAIKAKVGQYVSRAEELKAIVSSSNQALLRQGTSARDLLREMARDKPRLLAALDVASAAMAKEEEAGGEQDALDLYQHGLGELLVLLAAEPPGRRRELLHAEVQNLMARAEYLKEQVKMRESRWAAESLDKEGLSESVRSSCTLQ; this is translated from the exons ATGGCGGGGCCCGGTTGGGGCCCCCCGCGGCTGGACGGCTTCATCCTCACCGAGCGCCTGGGCAGTGGCACGTACGCCACAGTGTACAAAGCCTACGCCAAG AAGGACACTCGTGAGGTGGTAGCCATAAAGTGCGTGGCCAAGAAGAGTCTGAACAAGGCATCCGTGGAGAATCTACTGACAGAGATTGAGATCCTCAAGGGCATTCGACACCCCCACATTGTACAGCTGAAAGACTTCCAG TGGGACAGCGACAACATCTACCTCATCATGGAGTTCTGTGCAGGGGGTGACCTGTCTCGCTTCATTCATACCCGCAGGATTCTGCCTGAGAAGGTGGCTCGTGTCTTCATGCAGCAGTTGG CTAGTGCCTTGCAGTTCCTGCATGAACGGAATATCTCTCACCTGGATCTGAAGCCACAGAACATTCTGCTGAGCTCCTTAGAGAAGCCCCACCTTAAATTGGCAG ACTTCGGCTTCGCACAGCACATGTCCCCCTGGGACGAGAAGCATGTACTGCGTGGCTCCCCTCTCTACATGGCCCCTGAGATGGTGTGTCAGCGGCAGTACGACGCCCGTGTGGACCTCTGGTCCGTGGGGGTCATCCTGTACG AAGCCCTCTTCGGGCAGCCCCCCTTTGCCTCCAGGTCGTTTGCGGAGCTGGAAGAGAAGATCCGGAGCAACCGGGTTATCGAG CTCCCCCTGCGGCCCCCGCTCTCCCGAGACTGCCGGGACCTGCTGCAGCGGCTCCTAGAGCGGGACCCCAACCGTCGCATCTCCTTCCAGGACTTCTTCGCCCACCCCTGGGTGGACCTGGAGCATGTGCCCAGTGGGGAGAGCCTGGCACGAGCG ACCGCCCTCGTGGTGCAGGCAGTGAAGAAGGACCAGGACGGGGACGCCGCGGCCGCTCTGTCTCTCTACTGCAAAGCTCTGGACTTCTTCGTGCCCGCCCTGCACT ATGAAGTGGATGCTCAGCGGAAGGAGGCAATTAAGGCAAAG GTGGGGCAGTACGTGTCCCGGGCTGAGGAGCTCAAAGCCATCGTCTCCTCCTCCAATCAGGCCCTGCTGAGGCAGGGGACCTCGGCCCGAGACCTGCTCAGAG AGATGGCCCGAGACAAACCTCGCCTCCTCGCTGCCCTGGACGTGGCTTCGGCTGCCATGGCCAAG GAGGAGGAAGCTGGTGGGGAGCAGGATGCCCTGGACCTGTACCAGCACGGCCTGGGGGAGTTACTGGTGCTGCTGGCAG CGGAGCCCCCAGGCCGGAGGCGGGAACTGCTTCACGCTGAG GTTCAGAACCTCATGGCTCGAGCTGAATACCTGAAGGAACAGGTCAAG ATGAGGGAGTCCCGCTGGGCAGCCGAGAGCCTGGACAAAGAGGGGCTGTCGGAGTCTGTTCGTAGCT CTTGCACCCTGCAGTAA